The Microterricola viridarii nucleotide sequence TTCGACTGATCGGCGCCCCCGGTCTCGATACGCTCGTTCCTCGCTACTCGACCAGCGGGTGTTCTCAACATCCGTTGGTCGAGTAGCGCCGCCCGCGGCGCGTATCGAGACCCGGGACGGACCCGTCTAGCGGCGGAGCGCCTTGCGGGCGAGGCGGTTGCCGAGCCACTGCACGAGCTGCACGAACACGACGATGAGCAGGATGGCCGCCCACATCACGACCGGCTCGAACTGGCGGTGGCCGTAGAGCTGCGCGAAGTAGCCGAGGCCGCCGCCGCCGACGAAGCCGGCCATCGCGGTCATGTCGACGATCGCCACGACGACGAAGGTGTAGCCGAGGATCAGCGGGCCGAGCGCCTCGGGGATCACGATCGTGCGGAGGATCCGCAGCGGCCCTGCACCCATCGCGCGGCCGGCCTCGACCACGCCGGGCGACACCGTGACGAGGTTCTGCTCGACGATGCGGGCGATGCCGAACGCCGCGGCGATGGACAGCGCGAACACGGCGGCGTTGTTGCCGATGCCGGTGCCGATCACGGCGCGCGTCAGCGGCTGCAGCGCGGCGATGAAGATGATGAACGGGATCGGCCGGAAGAAGTTGATCACGACGTTGAGGATCGTGGAGATTGTCTTGTTGGGCAGCAGCCCGCCGGCACGGGTCGTGTACAGGCCCAGCCCGATCAGCAGGCCGAAGAAGCCACCGAAGAGCAGCGTCGCCGAGACCATGTAGAGCGTTTCGGCGGCGGCCTTCCAGAACTCGGGCTGCAGTTCGATCAGCGCATCCATCACGCCACCTCCGTCACGCTCGTGGCCTGGGCAATGTCGGCGAGCACGCCGTCGATGACGGCATCCGATGCCCGCAGCGCCAGGGTCAGGTGGCCGAAGGCCTTGCCCTGGATGTCGTTGATTCCGCCGTAGATGAGCTCGAACTCGACGCCGGCCTGGGCCAGCTTGAGGAACACGGAGGCCTGGCTGGCGTCGCCGTCGCGGAACGACAGCGTCACGATGCGCCCCTCGTGCCGCTCGCGCAGCACGGCGCGCTCGGCCGGGCTGGGCACGCCCTTGACGACGGTGCCGACGAAGGTCTGGCTGGAGCCGTTCTGCGGGTTGGAGAACACCTCGAACACGTCGCCGCTCTCGACGATGCGGCCTTGGTCCATCACGGCGACCTTGGTGGCGATGCTCTGGATCACCTCCATCTCGTGGGTGATCACGACCATCGTCACGCCGAACTCGGAGTTCACCCGCTTGAGCAGGGCGAGAACCTCCTGCGTGGTCTCCGGGTCGAGGGCGCTGGTGGCCTCGTCACAGAGCAGGATGCTGGGCGCGGTCGCCAGCGCGCGGGCGATGCCGACGCGCTGCTTCTGGCCGCCGGAGAGCTGCTCCGGGAAGTTCTTCGCCTTGTCGGCGAGGCCGACGAACTCCAGCAGCTCGTCGACGCGGGCCTGGATCTTCTCCTTGGAGGCGCCGGCCACGCGCAGCGGGTAGGCCACGTTGTTCCACACCGTCTTGGCGTTGAACAAGTTGAACTGCTGGAAGATCATGCCGATGCCGAGGCGCACGGGGCGCAGCTGCTTCTCGCCGAGCCCGGCGAGCTCCTGGCCGTTGACGACGACGCTGCCGTCGGTGACGGGCTCGAGGGCGTTGATCAGCCGGACCAGGGTGCTCTTGCCTGCGCCGGAATAGCCGATGATGCCGTAGACGTCGCCCGCCTCGATGTCGAGACTGACGTCGTTGATGGCGAGAACGGGGTCGCCGCCGTTCGGGTTCGGATACGCCTTGGTGACGTTCCGCAGGCTGACCAGGGCCATGGGCTACTCCTTTGCGGCGTCCTGCGGGGTGTGCATCGGCCGCGTTGTGTGAAAACGTGAGGAGCGGCCCCGCGGGGAGGATCCTGGCCCGGTGGGGCGGATGCCTCCCCGCGAAGCCGCGGGTGGTGCGGTGTTGCTACTGCTGAACTACTTCTGCGCCTTGGTGTCGGCCTCGACCGTGGCGAGCGAGGCGACCAGGTCGGCGACCGGGGTCTGCAGCGCGAGGCCGGTTCCGGCGGACGACTCGAGCAGACCGGCCTGGACGGCCTCGTCGGTCTGGAAGATCTCGACGAGCTTCTTGTAGGTCGCGTTGTCCTTGTCCTCGGCGCGCGCCGCGAAGACGTTGACGTAGGGCAGCGCGTTGGGGTCGCTGGGGTCGTCCTTGGCGATGGCGTCGGAGAACTCGAGGCCGGCATCCTGGACGAAGTCGTTGTTGATGACCGCGGCGGCGACATCCGGCAGCGAGGTCGGGATGAGCGAGGCTTCGAGGGCGGTGACCTTGACCTTGGACTTCGCCTCGTCGACGTCGTTCAGGCCGGAGAAGATGCTGCCGCCGTCCTTCAGCTCGATGAGCTTGGCCGACTGCAGGACGAGGAGCGCGCGGGCCAGGTTGCTGGCGTCGTCCGGCACGGCGACCGTCTCGCCGGCGGGGATGTCGGCAACGCTGCCGTACTTGGTGGAGTACAGGCCGAGCGGGTAGATGGCCGTGGAGCCGATGACCGTGAGGTCCTCGCCGGAGGCGACGTTGTAGTCGGCGAGGTAGACGATGTGCTGGAACTGGTTCAGGTCGAGGTCACCGGCGGTGAGCGCGGGGTTCGGCTGGGCGTAGTCGCCGAAGTCGACCAGCTCGACCGTGATGCCCTCGGCTGCGGCCGCATCGACGAAGGCGGGCCACTGCGGGTCGCTCTTGCCGACGACGCCGACCTTGACCGTCTCGGACTGCTCGGAGGATCCGCCGCCGACCTCGGCGGTCGTGGCGCAGCCGGCGAGGGCTGCGAGGAGGGGAAGCGTTGCGAGAGCTGCGAGGACCTTGGTGGTCTTCTTCGAGATGGACATAACTACCTTTCGCTGTGTGTACCCGACGACCGGTGATCTGCTGCGATCACGAAGCCGGTGCGGCTCCGCCATCTCTCTCGGCGCATAGCTCCGCCACGGGGAAATTCCACGGGGGTTTTGTGCGCCGCAGCTGTGCGGGGTAGTTACAACCGTACGCGGCCAATCTTCGACCGCCGGACCACTCCGCCTTAGTTCGTCACAGTTCCTGCGGCGCTAGCCCTCGAGAAGCTCAGAAAGTTCGATCCACCGGGTCTCGTTCGTGACCACGTCAGATTCGAGCTTCTGCAGCTGGGCCGTCAACGCACCCAGCCCGTCGTAATCGCTCTGGTCGTGAGTGGCGAGCTTCTCGTGAATCTCGGCGATCTGCTGCTGCCACTTGGCGATCTTGCGGTCGATGGATGCCAGCTCCTTCTGCGCGTTGCGCAGCTCGGCGCCGCCCAGCTTCGGCTTGGCGGCCGCGGCGGGCTTGCCCGCGGCAGCCGGGGTGTCGTTGGAACCGACGACGCTCTCGAAGCCGACGTTGTCGGCATCCGCCGCAACCTGCCGCTTGCGCATCTCGATGTACTGCTCGACGCCGCCGGGCAGGTGCTTGAAGTGCCCCTCGGTGACGGCGTACTGCTGGTCGGTGACGCGCTCGATCAGGTACCGGTCGTGGCTGACGACGAGCAGCGTGCCGGGGAAGGAGTCGAGCAGGTCCTCCATCGCGGCGAGCATGTCGGTGTCGAGGTCGTTGGTCGGCTCATCGAGGATCAGCACGTTCGGCTCGTCGAGCACGATCAGCAGCAGCTGCAGGCGGCGCTTCTGGCCACCGGAGAGGTCCTTGACCGGGGTGGAGAGCTGCGAGCTCATGAAGCCCATGCGCTCGAGCAGCTGGCCGGGCGTCATCTCCTTGCCGCCGGCGACGTAGCTGGAGCGCTGGCGGCCGATGACCTCGCTGACGCGGTCGTTCTGGATCGCCTTGAGCTCGTTGAGCTGCTGGGTGAGCACGGCGACCTTGATCGTCTTGCCGCGCTTGACGGTGCCCGTGGTGGGCTGCAGGGTGCCGGCGACGAGGTTCAGCAGCGTGGACTTGCCGGCCCCGTTGACGCCGAGGATGCCGGTGCGCTCGCCCGGCGCGATGCGCCAGGTGATGTCGTTCAGCACGGTCTTCTCGGCCGAGTGCGCGGTGGCGGGGAACTTGACGGTGACGTCGATCAGGTCGACGACGTCCTTGCCGAGGCGCTGCATGGCCATCGACTGCATCGACACGGTGTCGCGGGGCGGCGGCTCGTTCGCGATCAGCTCGTTGGCGGCGTCGATGCGGAACTTCGGCTTGGCGGTGCGGGCCGGGGCGCCGCGGCGCAGCCAGGCCAGCTCCTTCTTCATCAGGTTCTGGCGCTTGGCCTCGCTGACGGCGGCGGAGCGGTCGCGCTCGACGCGCTGCAGGATGTACGCCGCGTAGCCTCCCTCGAAGGGCTCGATGATGCGGTCGTGCACCTCCCAGGTGGCGTTGCAGATCTCGTCGAGGAACCACCGGTCGTGGGTGACGACGACGAGGCCGCCGCTGCCCTGTGGCCAGCGGCGCTTGAGATGCCCGGCCAGCCAGGCGATGCCCTCGACGTCGAGGTGGTTGGTGGGCTCATCGAGGAAGATGACGTCGTGGTCGCCGACGAGGAGGGCGGCGAGGGCGACGCGGCGGCGCTGGCCGCCCGAGAGGCTCTCCACGATGCCGTCCCACGGCACGTCGCTGAGCAGCCCGCCGATGACGTCGCGGACGACGGGGTCGCCGGCCCAGACGTGCTCGTCGATGCCGCCGACGACGGCCTGGGCGACGGTGAGCGTCGAGTCGACCGTGTCGGCCTGGTCGAGCATGGCCAGGCGCACGTCGCGGCGGCGCGTGACGCGACCGCCGTCGGGCTCCATCCGGCCGGCGAGCAGCTTCAGCAGGGTGGACTTTCCGTCGCCGTTGCGGCCGACGATGCCGACGCGGTCGCCCTCATTGAGCCCCACCGTCACTTCGTCGAAGATCACGCGGGTAGGGAATTCGAGGTGCAGCCTTTCGGCGCCAAGCATGTGTGCCATATCGCCACCAACTCTACTGGGCGCGCCTGTGCGTCGGGCCCGCCTCCCCCGCTCTCCTCTCATTCCCCTCCCTCCTCCCCTCCCCGCTTCCATCGAGACTGCGCGACTTGTAGTTCAGGCCCGCTCGAACGACAAGTCGCGCAGTCTCGATGCTTGGAGGAGGGAGGCGCGTGGGGCAGCTGTGGATAACTTCTGCGGGGACAGGCGGCGTTCGGGCACGCTGTGTGCATGCACAAGCGCGACCAGCTGCGCCATTTCCTCGCCGCGAGCGGACCGCTCGCCACGAACGAGTCTGCGGCCATCGGCATCACTCCAGGACAGCTGCGGCACCGCGATGTGCTCAGCCCGTTTCGCGGAGTCGTGATGGGCCGGGCCGCCGAGTCGGTCCCCGAGTTGGCGGCCGCCTATGCGAAGCGGATGCCGCGGCGCCAGTACTTCAGCCATTCCACCGCGGCGCTGCTCCACGGCATCCCGCTGCCAGCCGAGCAGGAGAGGGCTCTCGTGCTCCACGTCAGCACCTCGGTCGCCGGAGGGATTCCTCGCTGCCGCGGCGTCGTCGGCCATCAGGGCGCCTGGGATCGCTCGCCCACCGAACGCGCGGGGCTGCGCCTCAGCGCGGCCGTGCACGCCTGGTGCGAGCTCGCGTCGCTCCTCGCCGTCGACGACCTCGTAGCCGCCGGCGACTTCCTGGTGACCGGGGACGAGCCGTACTCCGGCATCCCTCCGCTGGCCACGCTGGAGCAGCTGACCGCAGCGGTGAGGAGGTACGGCTCCCGGCGCTACGCGCGCCGGCTTCGCCAGGCTCTCGCACTGGTGCGCTACGGCTCGATGTCGCGGATGGAGAGCCTCACCCGCCTGGCGATGCAGACTGCGGGTCTCCCCGAGCCCCGATTGAATCACCCGGTGTTCGACGAGCACGGCACCCAGATCGCGCTGATCGACCTGGCGTACCCCGAGTTCAAGGTCGGCATCGAGTATCAGGGTGACGGGCACCGCGATCGGGTGCAGTACCGCAACGACACGGCCAGGCGGGAGCGCCTCGAAGACCGCGGCTGGACGATCGTCTACGTCACCGCCGACGACCTCAGGTTCCGCTTGAACGAGACCATGAACCGCATCCGAACCCGTCTGCGCCAGCGCGGCGCCCGCTTCTAGCCCACCCACCCCAGCGCGCACGCCGCCCCAAACGCCCACCTATTCACGTCGAGACTGCACGACTTGTAGTTCGCGCGCGCCTGAACGACAAGTCGCGCAGTCTCGGCGCAGGGTGTCGGGGCGTGCGGGCGCGGAGGAGCTGGGGGCGGATGCGGGGTGTGTCTAGGAGTGCATGACGCGGGCGCCGTGCACCGGGCCGTGTGCCCGCACCGCGGTCAGCCGCGAGGCGGAGAGCGCCACCTGCAGCTCGAGTGCGGTGTCGGCGTCGGGCGCCAGGAAGGCCAGCGTCGGGCCGGAGCCGGAGACGATCCCGGCCAGCGCGCCGTTCGCCTCGCCGAGCTCGAGGATCTGTCCGAGTCCGGGGGCCAGGTGCAGCGCCGGCGCCTGCAGGTCGTTGTGCAGTGCCTCGGCGAGCAGGGCGGAGTCACCGGCGCGCAGGGCGTGCAGCACGCGGGCGTCGACCTGCGGCGAGACGGCCGCCGGCCGGATGTCGGCGGCGTTCCGCTCCCGGTGCCGGTCCAGCTCGGCGTAGACGGCCGGCGTGGACATCCCGAACTCGGCGACGGCGAGCACCCAGTGGAAGTTGCCCTGCGCGAGCGCCGGGCTGAGCTGGTCGCCGCGCCCCGTCCCGATCGCGGTGCCGCCGGCCAGGGCGAAGGGCACGTCGGCGCCCAGCTTGGCCGCCAGCGCGTGCATCTCGTCTTTGCCGAGCTCGGTGCCCCAGAGCGCGTCGCAGGCGATCAGGCTGGCCGCGGCATCCGCGGAGCCCCCGCCCATGCCGCCGGCGATGGGCACGTTCTTCTCGATCTCGAGTCGCACGCCGCCGCGGTAACCCGTCTTCCGGGCGAGCAGCCTGGCCGCCTTGATGGCGAGGTTACTGCCGTCGACCTCCAGCCCGGAGGTGTCGACGCTGCCGCTGAAGCTGACCGAGAAGTCGTCGGCCGGGTGGGCGCGCACATCCTCGTACAGCGAGACGGCCTGATAGGCCGTGGCCAGGTCGTGGTAGCCGTCGTCCTGCAACGCGCCCACGGCGAGGAAGACATTGATCTTGCCCGGCGCCCTCGCATGTACAACTGGGGAGGCGGCGGCGAGAGTCATATCTTCACGCTATCCCAACTCGGCGGCGGCCTGCAGCCAGCCCTGCATGCGCAGCTTGGCCGGGGCGACCTCGTCGGCCCCGCCGAGCCGCTGCCAGGTGAGACCGGCCGAGGTCTTGCCGCCCTTCGAGGGCGCGGCCGAGGCCAACAACGATCCGACCGGCATCGGCCAGCGCGCGGTGACGTGCTTCGCGGCACGGCTCTCGGAGGCCGGCGCGCCCAGCTCGGCCGAGACGGCCGCGATCACGGCGTCCAGCGCCGGGAGCTGCTCGAGCGGGAGCGTCTTGGAGACGCTCGCCTCGAAGCTGCCGTCCTGGCGCTGGCCGGGCGCGCGGATGCCGCGGGCCTGCTCGTAGCCGACGGTGACACCCTGCGCCCACCACCCGCCGAGCGGGTAGTTCGCGTCGAGCCAGCGGGCGATCACGGAGTGCTTCCAGCCGGCGGCCCCCTCGGCGTCGAGGATCGCGAACCACTCCGGCCAGGTCTTGCCGGTCGCAGCCGCGAGCGCCTCGTCGCTGACGCCGTCGCGGCGCCCGGTCACAGGTTCATCGGTCATGCGGGCAACGCTAGCCGGTGGCCGCCGCGCCGCGCCAGCGCGACGCGCAGCGCCGCGAAAGGCGGCAGCCAGTTCCAAGGAAGACTGCGAAACTGTCACCGGTGCGTGCCGGGTTTCGACCCTTCGACAAGCTCAACCAGCGGAAGGGCTGCTCTCCCCCGTTGGCTCGGCTCAGTTGGCGCTGGCGGCGGCGGCGCGCGCGATGCGCAGGAAGTCGTGCACGGTCAGCTGCTCGCCGCGGTCGGTCGGGCTGACACCGGCGGCCTCGAGCACGGCGCTGGCCGCCGCGGTGTCGCCGAGCACGGGCGCCAGCGACTGGCGCAGCATCTTGCGGCGCTGCTGGAAGGCGGCATCCACGAGCGCGAACGTTGCGAGGCGCTCCTCCTCTGTGCCGATCGCGCCGGTCTCGTCGATGGCGGCGTCGCCGCTGGATGCCGCATCCCGGCGGTCGAAGCCGACGAGGATCGAGTCGACGTTCGGCACCGGCCAGAACACCTGGCGGGAGACGTGGCCGGCGGTGCGCCAGGAGCCGTACCACTCGGCCTTGACGCTCGGGCTGCCGTACACCTTGGAGCCGGGGGTGGCTGCGAGGCGCTGGCCGACCTCCGCCTGCACCATGACGATGCCGGAGCGGATGGACGGGAAGTGTTCGAGGAAGTGCAGCAGCACGGGCACCGAGATGTTGTACGGCAGGTTGGCGACGAGTCGGGCCGGCTCGCCGGGCAGCTCGGTAACGCGCATGGCGTCCTGGGTGATGACGGTGAGCGGGACGCCCGGCTGCATGAGCTCGACGGTCTTCGGCAGCTGTTCGGCCAGGCGCTTGTCGATTTCGACGGCGGTGACGGATGCCCCGGTCTCCAAGATCCCGAGGGTGAGCGAGCCGAGCCCCGGCCCGATCTCGACGATGTGCTCGCCCGCGCGCACGCCGGCGACCTTCACGATGCGCCGCACCGTGTTGGCGTCGATGACGAAGTTCTGGCCGAGCTTCTTGGTGGGGGTGACATCGAGGAGTTCGGCGAGGTCGCGGATCTCGGCGGGGCCGAGCAGCCGGCCGTGCCCTGGCACCGTCTCAGGCGTTTCTTCTTCGTGGCGGTGTGCGGTCATGCGATGCCTCCGATGGCCTCGGTGTTGCCAGGTGAAGTCGTGGCAGGGGAAACGGCGGGTGAGGCAGAAAGCGGTGCGGAGCGCGGCGCAGCGGATACCGCGGCGGACGGTGTGAGGGAGCCGACCGGCTCCGCGTCCCAGCGGCCGTAGACCAGCTCGGTGTTCGAGTTGACCTGCGCGGCCAGCACGGCGACGTCGGTGCCGAGCTCGGCCGCCATGGCGCGCAGCGTCAGCGGCAGCAGGTAGGGGGCATTGGGCCGGCCGCGGAACGGCGTCGGCGTGAGGAAGGGGGCATCCGTCTCGACCAGGATCTGGGAGCGCGGGATGACGGCGAGGGCGTCGCGCAGGTTCTGCGCGTTCTTGAAGGTGACCGTGCCGGCGAAGGAGAGGAACCAGCCGTTGTCGGCGCAGACCTTGGCCATCTCGGCGTCGCCGGAGAAGCAGTGGAAGACGGTGCGCTCGGGCGCCCCGACCCGCAGCAGCGTCTCGATCACGGCGTCGTGCGCGTCACGGTCGTGGATCTGCATGGCCAGGCCGTGGCGCTTGGCGATGTCGATGTGCGCCTCGAACGAGCGGTGCTGGGCGGCGCGCCCCTCCTCGCCGGTGCGGAAGTAGTCCAGGCCGGTCTCGCCGACGGCCACGACGCGTGGCAGCGCGGCGAGCCGGTCGATCTCGGCGATCGCCGCGTCGAGCCCGCCTTGCCAGCTGCCGTCCGGGCCGCCGGCGGTGTCGTAGATGGGCGCCTCATTGGGGTGGATCGCCACGGCCGCGAGCATGCGCGGCTCGATCGCGGCGGTCGCCGCGGACCACTGCGAGGTGGGTACGTCTCCGCCGACCTGGATCACGCCGCGCACGCCGACGGCCGAGGCCCGGTCGAGCTGCTCGCGGTAGTCGAGCGGGTTGTCGCCGTCGGCGATCTCGAGGTGCGTGTGGTTGTCGTAGATGCCGACGGTGAGCGCCTCCGGCAGCGGGGGGTAGCTGAGCTCCCGCCCCTCGGTCTGTGCGCGTGTGCGGACGTGCCCCGAGATATCAATGTTGGCGTCGCTCATCGTCGTTCCTCCTGGCCCCGGTCCCTGGGCGGCCGCGAACGGCCGCCCCGGGCAGCGGGCATGTTATTCGGCCGAGGTCTCGATCCGCGGGAACAGGGCCTCGAGCGGGGTGACCGTCCCGGATCCGGTCCACTCCCAGGCCTGGTCGATGCGCACGTCCTGCACGACGCCGTCGCCGCCGAGCGCGGTCCACAGCGTCGCGGTCGCCTTGGTGAGCACCGGCGAGAGCAGCACGGCGAGCGTGCCGAGGCCGCGGACGGCGGTGTTCAACACCGTCTCCAGGCGCTCCCGCTTCTCCGGGTCCTTGGCGAGAGCCCACGGCTCCTGCTCGGTGATGTAGCCGTTCAGGGCGTCGACGAGCTCCCACACGGTGCCGATGGCCTCGTGGATGGCGAGCCGGTCGATCGCGATCGATGCCGTGGCGGTCGCCGTGCGCTCGATCGCGCGGATGGCGGCATCCGCGTCGGTCATGTCGCCGGCGGCGGGGATGACGCCGTCGCAGTAGCGGTTGACCATGGCGATCACGCGCGAGGCGAGGTTGCCGAAGCCGTTGGCCAGCTCGGAGGTGTAGCGGGCGTGCAGGTCCTCCCAGGAGAAGGAGCCGTCCTGGCCGAAGTGGATGGCGCGGAGGAAGTAGTAGCGGAACGCGTCGGAGCCGAAGGTGTCGGTGATCTGCGTCGGGGCGATGCCGGTGAGCTTGGACTTGGACATCTTCTCGCCGCCGACGAGCAGCCAGCCGTGGCCGAAGACGCGGTGCGGCACCTGCAGGCCGGCGGCCATGAGCATGGCCGGCCAGATGACGGCGTGGAAGCGCAGGATGTCCTTGCCGACGAGGTGGGTGGCCGGCCAGCGGCGCTCGAACTCGGCATCGTCCTGGCCGTAGCCGACGGCGGTGACGTAGTTCAGCAGCGCGTCGAACCAGACGTAGACGACGTGCGTCTCGTCCCAGGGCACCTTGACGCCCCAGTCGAAGCTGGAGCGCGAGATGGAGAGGTCGTCGAGGCCGGAGCGGACGAAGGACATGACCTCGTTGCGGGCGCTCTCCGGCTGCACGAAGTCTGGACGCTCCTCGTAGAGAGCCAGCAGCTGCTCGGCGAAGGCGCTCATCTTGAAGAAGTAGTTCTTCTCGTGCAGCAGCTCGACGGGCTTGGAGTGGATCGCGCAGACCTTCTGGCCGGCGTAGTCGCCCTCGCCGTCGAGCAGGTCGCCCGGCTGCTTGTACTCCTCACAGCCGACGCAGTAGAAGCCCTCGTACTCGCCGGTGTAGATGTAGCCCGTGTCGTAGAGGTGCTGCAGGAACTTCTGCACGTTCTCTTCGTGGCGCTTCTCGGTGGTGCGGATGAAGTCGTCGTTGGAGAGGTCGATGGTCTCCAGCAGCGGCTTCCACGCCTCCTCGACGAGCTTGTCGGCCCATTCCTGCGGGGTGACGCCGTTGGCGGTCGCCGTGCGCAGGATCTTCTGGCCGTGCTCGTCGGTGCCGGTCAGGAACCAGGTGTCGTCGCCGCGCTGGCGGTGCCAGCGCGCGAGCACATCGGCGGCCACCTCGGTGTAGGCGTGTCCGATGTGCGGCACGTCGTTGACGTAGAAGATCGGCGTGGTGACAAAGAAAGAGGAGCCATCGGACATGCGCTCCATTCTATTCGGGCGCAGGATGCCGCTGGGGCGCGTTACCGGAGGCGGGGCGTTCAGCGGTCGATCACCGGTTCGCCCTCCTCCTCCGTCTCCGCTTCGGCCTCCGCTTCGGCCTCGGCCAGGGCGGCGGCCTCTGCGGCCTCTTCCGCGTCCAGCTGTTCGGAGGGGTGCGGGTGATGCTGTCCGCGCAGGTGCCCGAGCACGGGGGGCAGGTTCTCGAAGACCCGCATCCTGGCGTGCTTGGTGGGAACGTCGACGGTCGAGGCGGATTCCTTGAGGGCCACCCCGTGCGCGGTGGCGCCGTGCACGCGTTGCCGGGAGTAGCCGACCGGGTGCATGCCGAGCAGGATCTTGCCCCTGACGTGCCCGCGGTCCAACTCCTCGAACGCCTCCCGGACCTCGTCGATGGCGAAGATGTCAGAAATGGGCAGCAGCAGCCGGTGCTGCACGGCCAGTCGGGCGAGTCGGCTGACGACTTCGTGCCCGTACTCCTCGGCGCTCTCGTCGGCGATGTCCGAGCCGTCCGCGCGGGAAGCGGCTGCACCGGAGCCCCGCGTACCCGGCTTGGTGCGACCGTACTCATCGAGCCCGTAGTCGAACACGCCGTCCCAGTCGACGACGCTGCGGATGCGCGCCTCCTTCACGTTGAGCTCGCGCGCGATCTCGAGGTTCTGCCCCCCGAACGCGTCGAGGTACACGTCGACCCCCTCGGGCGCGAGCTCCCGGATCTGGCCGGCGACATCGCCGTCGTGGATCACCGGGATCACATCGAGCTGGCGGAGGAAGTCGGCGTTGCGCTCGCTGACCGTGCCGATGACCTTCGCCCCGCGCAGGCGGGCCAGCTGGGCTGCGATGCAGCCGACGCCGCCGGCCGCGGCCGAGATGACGACGGTGTCGCCCTGGCCGATGTCCACCGCGTTGATCGCGGCCCACGCGGTGGTGCCCGTCACGAACAGGCTGCCGGCGACCTCCCAGGGGAGGTGCGGCGGCTTGGGGGTGATGTTCGTGGCGGGCACGGTCAGGTGGGTGGCGTGCGAGCCGCGCGAGACGTGCCCGATGACTTCGTCGTTCACCGACCACCCGGTGACGCCGGGGCCGATGCCGCGGACGAAGCCGGCGAAGTCCGAGCCCTGGCCCTGCGGGAAGTGCGCCGGTATCCGATCGGCCAGTTTGCCTTCGCGCAGCCGCGAGTCCGCCGGGTTCACCCCGGCCGCGACCACCTCGATCAGCACCTCGCCCTCTCCGGGCACAGGCATGTCAATGTCAACGACCTCGAGAACCTCTGGACCGCCGTATTGCGAGAACTTCACTGCTTTCGGCACGGTGCACCTCCAACACTGGCTTCAACGGATTAAACGCAGCCGGGCCGTGCGTTGTTCCCGGCTGCTGGCACCATCACGGCAGGATCGCCCCGGCCGAGATGTTGAGGTTCGCGGCCGTGATCGTGCGGGCGTGCTCGGAGGCGGCGAAGACCGCGACGTTGCCGACGT carries:
- a CDS encoding methionine ABC transporter permease, with protein sequence MDALIELQPEFWKAAAETLYMVSATLLFGGFFGLLIGLGLYTTRAGGLLPNKTISTILNVVINFFRPIPFIIFIAALQPLTRAVIGTGIGNNAAVFALSIAAAFGIARIVEQNLVTVSPGVVEAGRAMGAGPLRILRTIVIPEALGPLILGYTFVVVAIVDMTAMAGFVGGGGLGYFAQLYGHRQFEPVVMWAAILLIVVFVQLVQWLGNRLARKALRR
- a CDS encoding methionine ABC transporter ATP-binding protein, with the protein product MALVSLRNVTKAYPNPNGGDPVLAINDVSLDIEAGDVYGIIGYSGAGKSTLVRLINALEPVTDGSVVVNGQELAGLGEKQLRPVRLGIGMIFQQFNLFNAKTVWNNVAYPLRVAGASKEKIQARVDELLEFVGLADKAKNFPEQLSGGQKQRVGIARALATAPSILLCDEATSALDPETTQEVLALLKRVNSEFGVTMVVITHEMEVIQSIATKVAVMDQGRIVESGDVFEVFSNPQNGSSQTFVGTVVKGVPSPAERAVLRERHEGRIVTLSFRDGDASQASVFLKLAQAGVEFELIYGGINDIQGKAFGHLTLALRASDAVIDGVLADIAQATSVTEVA
- a CDS encoding MetQ/NlpA family ABC transporter substrate-binding protein, whose protein sequence is MSISKKTTKVLAALATLPLLAALAGCATTAEVGGGSSEQSETVKVGVVGKSDPQWPAFVDAAAAEGITVELVDFGDYAQPNPALTAGDLDLNQFQHIVYLADYNVASGEDLTVIGSTAIYPLGLYSTKYGSVADIPAGETVAVPDDASNLARALLVLQSAKLIELKDGGSIFSGLNDVDEAKSKVKVTALEASLIPTSLPDVAAAVINNDFVQDAGLEFSDAIAKDDPSDPNALPYVNVFAARAEDKDNATYKKLVEIFQTDEAVQAGLLESSAGTGLALQTPVADLVASLATVEADTKAQK
- a CDS encoding ABC-F family ATP-binding cassette domain-containing protein — protein: MAHMLGAERLHLEFPTRVIFDEVTVGLNEGDRVGIVGRNGDGKSTLLKLLAGRMEPDGGRVTRRRDVRLAMLDQADTVDSTLTVAQAVVGGIDEHVWAGDPVVRDVIGGLLSDVPWDGIVESLSGGQRRRVALAALLVGDHDVIFLDEPTNHLDVEGIAWLAGHLKRRWPQGSGGLVVVTHDRWFLDEICNATWEVHDRIIEPFEGGYAAYILQRVERDRSAAVSEAKRQNLMKKELAWLRRGAPARTAKPKFRIDAANELIANEPPPRDTVSMQSMAMQRLGKDVVDLIDVTVKFPATAHSAEKTVLNDITWRIAPGERTGILGVNGAGKSTLLNLVAGTLQPTTGTVKRGKTIKVAVLTQQLNELKAIQNDRVSEVIGRQRSSYVAGGKEMTPGQLLERMGFMSSQLSTPVKDLSGGQKRRLQLLLIVLDEPNVLILDEPTNDLDTDMLAAMEDLLDSFPGTLLVVSHDRYLIERVTDQQYAVTEGHFKHLPGGVEQYIEMRKRQVAADADNVGFESVVGSNDTPAAAGKPAAAAKPKLGGAELRNAQKELASIDRKIAKWQQQIAEIHEKLATHDQSDYDGLGALTAQLQKLESDVVTNETRWIELSELLEG
- a CDS encoding endonuclease domain-containing protein, with amino-acid sequence MHKRDQLRHFLAASGPLATNESAAIGITPGQLRHRDVLSPFRGVVMGRAAESVPELAAAYAKRMPRRQYFSHSTAALLHGIPLPAEQERALVLHVSTSVAGGIPRCRGVVGHQGAWDRSPTERAGLRLSAAVHAWCELASLLAVDDLVAAGDFLVTGDEPYSGIPPLATLEQLTAAVRRYGSRRYARRLRQALALVRYGSMSRMESLTRLAMQTAGLPEPRLNHPVFDEHGTQIALIDLAYPEFKVGIEYQGDGHRDRVQYRNDTARRERLEDRGWTIVYVTADDLRFRLNETMNRIRTRLRQRGARF
- a CDS encoding 4-(cytidine 5'-diphospho)-2-C-methyl-D-erythritol kinase, whose amino-acid sequence is MTLAAASPVVHARAPGKINVFLAVGALQDDGYHDLATAYQAVSLYEDVRAHPADDFSVSFSGSVDTSGLEVDGSNLAIKAARLLARKTGYRGGVRLEIEKNVPIAGGMGGGSADAAASLIACDALWGTELGKDEMHALAAKLGADVPFALAGGTAIGTGRGDQLSPALAQGNFHWVLAVAEFGMSTPAVYAELDRHRERNAADIRPAAVSPQVDARVLHALRAGDSALLAEALHNDLQAPALHLAPGLGQILELGEANGALAGIVSGSGPTLAFLAPDADTALELQVALSASRLTAVRAHGPVHGARVMHS
- a CDS encoding DUF4287 domain-containing protein yields the protein MTDEPVTGRRDGVSDEALAAATGKTWPEWFAILDAEGAAGWKHSVIARWLDANYPLGGWWAQGVTVGYEQARGIRAPGQRQDGSFEASVSKTLPLEQLPALDAVIAAVSAELGAPASESRAAKHVTARWPMPVGSLLASAAPSKGGKTSAGLTWQRLGGADEVAPAKLRMQGWLQAAAELG